The nucleotide sequence GACGGTGGTGCTGACCTTCGTGTTCGTACCAAGAGCTTTAGTGTTCGGATCGTCAAGCTGTTTTCAGCACTTCCTCCGGCAAAGCCCGCGCAGGTAATTGGCTCGCAGGTGTTGCGGTCGGGAACTTCGGTTGGTGCGCATAACCGCGAGGCAGTGCGTGCAAAGTCGACTGCCGACTATGTCAACAAGCTGCAAGGGGCGTTGCAAGAACTTGACGAGACGTCTTACTGGCTGGAACTCCTTGTTGATTGCAAAATCGTCAGCGCCGCTAAACTGAGACTGCTCGTACAAGAGACAGACGAGTTGATTGCGATCCTGACCGCGATCCAGAAGAAAGTGAAGCGACGGCTGACGAATTCAGCGTCTGCTTCATAGTTCATAGTTCATCTTTCATAGTTCCCATGGCACTCGAATTCAAGTTCCCCGATATCGGCGAAGGCATTCACGAAGGCAAGCTGCTGGAGTGGTATGTCAAGCCGGGCGATCAGGTCAAGGAAGGCGATCCGCTGATGAAGGTCGAGACCGACAAGGTCGTCACCGACATCCCGATCCCCAAGACCGGCGTGATTGCCGCAACCTATGGCGCCGTGAATCAGATTATTCACGTCGGTCAGATCATCGCCCTGATCGCGGGCGCCGGGGAACCGCTGACTGACCCCACTGCCGCCGCGCCGCCGCAAGCCGCGGTGGCCAAGGGCAAGGACGAACCCGTCGAGGAAACGGGGTTCGGCGTGGTCGGGCAAATCGAAGTTGCGACCACCGACGACTACTTGCCGGCGACCGGCGAGGGCATGGAGGAAACTGCGCTGCCCGCCACGCACGCTAACGGCGGCCGCATCGCCGCGACTCCCGTCGCTCGCCGCATCGCCCGCGAACTCGGCCTCGACATCACCCAGATTCGCGGCACCGGCCCGGGCGGCCGCATCATGAAGGAAGATATCCAGCGCGCCCACGAGCTTCGCGGCAAACCGCCGGTCGCGCCCGCCTACACGGCACCAAAGATCCTCAGTACGCCGGTAAAACCCGGCGAGCGCACTTCGGTCGAAGAGCTCTCACAACTGCGCAAGACCGTCGCCGCGCGCATGGCGCAGAGCAAGTACACCGCGCCGCACGCCACCGCCTTCGAAGAAGTTGAGGTCTCGCGACTGGTCGCGCTCCGCAATGAAAAGAAAGATCAGTTCGCCGCGCAGGGCGTCAAGCTGTCCTACATGCCGTTCATTGTCAAGGCCGTGGCGATGGCCCTCGCGCAACATAAGAAACTGAATTGCCGGCTCGATCTCGAAAACAACCGCGTGCTCTATCACCACTATGTGAATATCGGGCTCGCGGTGGACACGCCGGACGGCCTGATCGTCCCCGTGATTCGCGATGCCGACCGGCGCAGTATCGTTAACCTCGCGCAGACGATCCAGGACCTCGCCGATCGTGCCCGCGCCCGCAAGCTCGCGCTCGACGAAATCCGCGAGGGCACGTTTACGATCACCAACTACGGCGCGATTACCGGCACGCACGGCGTGCCCGTCATCAACTTCCCGGAAGTGGCGATTCTCGGTGTTGGGCGAATCCTCAAGACCCCGGTGGTCAATGCTCAAGACGAGGTTGTCGTCGGGCACGTCCAACCGCTCTCGCTGTCCTTCGACCATCGTATTGTCGATGGCGGTGATGCCGCGCGCTTCATCAAGGACATCATGGCGTCGCTGGCCGATCCGGTCGGTATGTTAATGCAGTAATTCGTCATGAAAACCTACGACGTTATCATTATCGGCAGCGGCCCCGGCGGCTATGTCGCCGCAATTCGCGCCGGACAGTCCGGACTCAAGACCGCGCTCGTCGAGAAGGCCCGCATTGGTGGCTGTTGCCTCAATTGGGGTTGCATCCCGTCGCGCCGCCTGATGGAGTCCGCCAAGTTCTTCGCGCGCATCCAAGCGCAGGCCGCGGGCTTCGGCATTGAAGGCATCGACAATGCCGCGCTGAAGTTTAGCTGGAAGAAGGCCGTCGCCGAGAAGGACAAGATCGTGACCAAGCTCGTCAAGGGTGTCGAATTCTTGATGAAGAAGAACGGCGTCGAGGTGATCAGCGGCGAAGCGGAAGTCAGCGGTGCCAATCAAATTTCGGTCGCCGGTAACAGCTACGGTTTCCAGAAACTCATTCTCGCCACCGGCTCACGGCCCGATCGCAAGCGCTTCGCCGCGAACTTGCCCGACGACTTCGTCGTGGAAATCGACGACTTCTACGCCCGCGCCGACATTCCTGACCGCATCGTCGTGATCGGCGGCCGCACCGTGGCTTGCGAAATGGCCAGTCTGCTCCGGCTGATCGGCAAACAGGTCACCGTGGTTGCCTCGCAGTCCAAACTGATTCCCGGCATCGATCCCGCGCTCTCCAATTACCTGCTCGAGCGCTTTCGGAAACTCGGAATCCGCGTCCTGCTCGAATCGCCCATGCCGACCATGGCACAGCACGGAGTGAAGATCGGCGAGGAGCTTATCGAATGTGACATCGTGCTGAACTGTGCTACGCGCGCCGCGGTCTTGCCGAAGCTGAACGGCATGGTGATTGAGCTGACCGACGAGGGTTTTGTCAACGTTAACGAGTTCCGGCAGACCAATCAGCCGCACGTTTATGCCATCGGCGACGTAACCGGCACGCATTACGCTCAGCATGCCTCCGCGCACGCCGGCGTTGCCGTCAGCCACCTGCTCGGCAAACCGGTTCGAATCAATGACGCGAAGATCCCGATCAACATCTACACCGATCCGGAAATTGCCTCCGTCGGTCTGACCGAGGAGCAGTTGGCCGAGCGGAATATTCCCTACATGAAGGGCGAGTTTCCGATGCAGGTCAACAGCAAGGCTCTGGTCGAGGGCAATACCGAAGGATTCGTGAAGATGCTCGCCGATGAGAAATACGGCGAAGTGCTCGGCGTCCACATCGTCGCCGCGCGCGCTACCGACCTGATCTCCGAAGTGGCTCTCGGTGTCAATCTCGAAGCTACGCTCGATGACCTGTACGCCGTCGTGCATCCGCATCCGACCGTCAGCGAGTCGATCATGGAAGCGGGCTTCAAGGCCATGGGCAAACCGCTTCACATCTGAGATGGGATCAGCGACGACGCAGACGACCGCATCCGCGCCGGTGTTGGCGTATGACCTGCCGGACGCTGAGTTGCTGCTGGAGTCGGTTCAGGCTGCGAGATGCCTCGTGTGGCAACCGCCGCACACTTGCGTCGTGATCGGCCGCGGTTCCCACCTGGAGGCCGAAGTGTGCGGCGACGCCGCAGCCGCAGATGCTGTCCCCCTCTATCAGCGGCCCACGGGCGGCTGCGCGGTACTGCTCACCCCGTTGATGTTCGTCGCCTCGTTCGGGCTGTATACGACGGACCAGCTCCCCTCCGCGGAATACTTCGCTCGGTTCGCGCGGCTGTTGATTCGATCCCTCGAGTCGCTTGGCGTTCGTGAGCTTGCCTTTCGCGGGATCTCCGACATCGCGCTGCGCGATCGAAAGCTCGCCGGAACCGCGCTCTATCGCAATCGAGAACGCGTCTTCTACCATGCGATCATCAATGCCGGCGGATCCACGGAACTCATGGAACGCTATCTGCTGTTTCCGCCGCGCACGCCCGATTACCGCCGAAATCGTCCGCATTCCGAATTCGTCACTTCACTCGCCGAACACGGCTATGCGCCTTCCCTCGCGCAATTCTCCGCCGCCGTCGAACGAGAATTCACCACTGAACTAACGAGACTCCCCGCGTGAAACCCGGACTTCATCCCGGTCTGCAGACCAAACTGCACATCGTCATTCATCCCAAAATGACCGTGGACCTCGGCGGCAAACGGATTCATCCTTTCTACTCGACCTATACCGCCGCGCATCATGCCGAACTTGCCGCGCGATTGATGCTCGAACCGTTCCTCGAACCGGACGAAGAGGGGATCGGCTCCGGCTTGACGATTCATCATCACTCGCCCGCGCTGGCCGGTCAGGAAATCGACATCATCGTCACCGCCACGCGTTGCCGCGCGCATCACCTCGCGGCGAGTTACGAGATCCTGCATGGCGACCGTCTGATTGCAAACGGCGAGGTGCACCAGGTGATACTGGCCAAAACCAGAGTCCAAGAGATTCACCGGACCGCGAAGGCCGCGCCGGTGCAGGCCGCTCCCGCTGCGCATAACGCCTAATCCCCCAGATTCCTCATGGTTCATTTCGTCGTACTCTATCGACAACCCGCCGATCCGGAAGCGTTCGAGCGTGCCTACTGGGACACGCACGTGCCGCTTGCAAAGCAGATTCCGCACCTCGCGGGAATGGAAGTCGTCAAGTTCTGGCCCGGCAAGGATGGTCCGACCAAGTTCTATCAGATGGCTACTCTGAAGTTCGCCGACAAGGAGAGCTTCAAAGCCGCCATGAAATCCGCCGAGAATGCCGCCGCCGGAGCCAATCTGATGAGCTTCGCCGCCGACATTATCGAATTCTACACCGCCGAGACGGTCTGATGGACAAGCTCGATTTCTGCGCTCGCCCATCCCCCCTTTCAGTTGGGGATCAGAGGGGGGTGTCGGTATGAACGCAAGTTTCAAAGCCAAGCCCGCCTCCAGTTTTGACTTTCGACACATTCTCTATTCCAAGCAGGGGGCGCGCGCGACGGTCACATTGAATCGACCGCAGGTCTTCAATTGTTTCAACTTCGCGATGCTCAAGGAAATGAGCGCGGCCTTCGAAGACGCCGCCTATGATGACGCCGTGCGCGTGCTGATTCTCACCGGTGCGGGCGACAAGGCATTTTGCACCGGCGCGGATTTGAGCGAGCAACAGCAGTTCTTTGCACGACCGCAGGATTACTGGAAATGGATGGGCGCGTTCATCGAAGCGCATGAGCGGCTTCGCAACATCGGCAAGCCGACCATTGCTCGTCTGAACGGCATCGTCGTCGGCGGCGGCAACGAGTTCAACATGAGCTGCGATCTCGCTATTGCCTGCGATGATATCTACATCCGTCAGGTCGGCGCCGCGCATGGCAGCGTCGCCGCAGGCGGCGCGACGCAGTGGCTGCCGCTGATCGTCGGTGACCGCCGCGCCCGCGAAATCCTCTATTTGTGCGAGGAGATTCCGGCTGCCAAGGCGCTGGACTGGGGCCTCTTGAACGAAGTCGTCCCGCGCGCGCAACTCGACATCGCTGTGGATCGCATGGCAACAAAGCTTGAGAACAAACTGCCCGATGTCACGCGCTATCTGAAGCAGCAGCTCAATTTCTGGCGCGACTTCTCATGGGGACTCACGGTCGGCCATGCGCGCGACTGGCTGGCCGTCCATGCCAATTCGCCGGAGACGCAGGAGGCGATCAAGGCCTTCAACGAGAAGCGCAAGCCCGATTACGCCGCGGTTAACCGGAAGCTGATTTCCGATGACTAAGCTTCAACACCTCTTGCAAACCCGCGACGGCTTTGTCGCCACGCTCGCCCTCAATCGACCGAAGCAGCTCAATGCGCTCAATCTCGCGCTGATGGACGAGCTGGTCGCGCTGCTCGCGGAACTCGAGTCCGACGAATCCGTTCGCTGCGTCGTGCTGACCGGCAACGAGCGTGCGTTCGCTGCCGGCGCGGACATCACCGAAATGGCGGGCGCGGATTCCACCACGATGCTCATGCGCGACCAATTCGCCAAGTGGGATCGCATCCGCAAGTTCAAGAAGCCATTGATCGCCGCGGTTTCCGGATTTTGTCTCGGCGGCGGCTGCGAACTCGCGATGCACTGTGATATGATTATCGCCTCAGAATCCGCGCAGTTCGGTCAGCCGGAAATCAAGCTTGGTGTGATGCCCGGCGCGGGCGGAACGCAGCGGCTGACACGCGCGATCGGTAAACAGCGCGCCATGGAAATGGTACTCACGGGCCGTTCGATTTCAGCGGACGAAGCGCACGCCGCCGGACTTGTCAATCGCGTCGTCCCCGTCGAGGTCTATCTGAGCGAGGCGCAGAAGCTCGCCACAGAAATCGCGCAGATGGCCCCCGTCGCCGTCCGCCTCGCGAAAGAGGCGGTTCTGAAAGTTTACGAGAGCTTCCTGCTCGACGGCCTGGAGTTCGAGCGCAAGAATTTCTATCTGCTCTTCAACACTGAGGATCAGAAAGAGGGCATGGCTGCGTTTATGGACAAGCGCACAGCCGAATTTACGGGGAAATAGGGAGCGGGCGCAGTACAATGTCCGGCCTTAGCTCATTCTTCGCGCTCAACCGCCGCTGGTCGAACGCTATCGGCGACGCCACCGTGTTGCGCCGCTCGCATCTCTACTTCGAGTATCCGCGCGTTGTGGGCGAGTGGCTTGCCCAGCAGCGTGATATCACCATCGTGGACGTGGGCGCAGGGAGATCCTGCCCGTTTGCCGAGTCCGTTGTGCCGGGCGCGGGGGTCCGCGTTATCGGAGTCGATATTTCTGACGAGGAAATGGCGGAGAACACCGCGCTGCATGAGCGCATCGTTGCCGATGTGACGAAGCGACTGCCGTTCACGGACCATTCGGTGGACGCCGTTGTATCGCGCAGTGTGCTCGAGCATTTGGAAGACGTCGAGCGCTTTTGCGCGGAGGCGGCGCGCGTGCTCAAACCCGGCGGCATGTTCATCCACTTCCTCCCCAACAAGTTCGCGCTGTTCGCCCTCGTAAATCAGGCGTTGCCCATGCGCTTTGCCAAGGGCGCTCTGCATTTCTTCTGGGAAGACAGCCGGGGGATTTGCGGCTTTCCGGCTGTCTATGATCGCTGCTACCCTTCCGCACTGGCGCGAATCCTCATACGACGCGGATTTGAACACATCGACGTGCGAACAAGTTGGTATCAGGCCTTCTACTTTGCGTTTTTCCTGCCGCTGTTTCTGGTCTTCCTGCTTTATGATTCGATTCTGCATCTGCTTAAGGTACGCCCGCTCGCCGCGTTTCTGCTGGTGACCGCACGCACGCTCGCCACGCCACCGGCCGGCACATCCGACCGCACATGACCGTGTACGAAACCCTCCTCTACGAAACATCCAATTCCGTCCTCACGATCACGCTGAACCGGCCTGACCGCTTCAACGCGTTCAATGAGGTCATGCACCGCGAGCTCGGCGACGCGTTCAAGGCGGCTGCCAAGGATGTTGACGTGCGCGCCGTGATTCTGACCGGCGCGGGCAAAGCCTTCTGCAGCGGTCAGGACTTGAAGGATGTCAAGGATAGTCCGAATCGCAAGCTGTCCGATTCGCTGCGCAAGAATTACAATCCCAACATTCAGCGGATGCGGAATCTGGAGAAGCCGATCATCTGCGCGCTGAACGGCGTCGCGGCAGGAGCGGGAATGAGCTTCGTGCTCGCCTGCGACGTGCGCATCGCCGCCGATACCGCGTCGCTGATCGAAGTCTTCATCAATATCGGCCTCGTTCCCGATTCCGGCTCGACCTGGTTCCTCCCGCGCATGGTCGGCTATCATCGCGCGTTCGACTTGTGCACTTCGGGCCGCAAGGTCGAAGCTGCCGAGGCGCTCACACTCAAGCTCGTCGAGGAGGTCGTGCCGGCTGATCAGCTCATGACGCGCGCGCGCGCGGTCGCGGAAAAGTACGCCGCCGCGCCCACGAAAGCGGTCGGCGTCATCAAGCGCGCGCTCAACCGGGCTTCGCACATGTCCCTCGACGAAGCCCTGGAGTACGAGGCGTATCTGCAGGAGATCCTCGGCAACTCTGAAGACTACCGCGAAGGCGTCGCCGCCTTCAATGAAAAACGCAAGCCCGTTTTCAAAGGCCGCTGATGGCGCCGCCGAGCCGGGTTAAGGCTTCCGCAACCCGGCCGGAATCTGCCACTGACTTCCACGACCACACCACAGGAGATGCGACCCCATGAGTAGCGAAGAGAAAGAGCGCAAAGTGCTCGAGAAAGTCGCGCGCGGCGAAACGATCAATTCGCCCGAGGAGATGAGCGAAAGCTACAAAGAGAACCTCGTCAACTTGATGCTCATGCAGGCCGACTCGGAACTGGCCGGGGCCTTCGGCTACGTCCCGTGGATCATGAAGGCCGTCTCGACCAAGGAGATGCTGACCGTGT is from candidate division KSB1 bacterium and encodes:
- a CDS encoding four helix bundle protein; translation: MKSEADGGADLRVRTKSFSVRIVKLFSALPPAKPAQVIGSQVLRSGTSVGAHNREAVRAKSTADYVNKLQGALQELDETSYWLELLVDCKIVSAAKLRLLVQETDELIAILTAIQKKVKRRLTNSASAS
- a CDS encoding 2-oxo acid dehydrogenase subunit E2, coding for MALEFKFPDIGEGIHEGKLLEWYVKPGDQVKEGDPLMKVETDKVVTDIPIPKTGVIAATYGAVNQIIHVGQIIALIAGAGEPLTDPTAAAPPQAAVAKGKDEPVEETGFGVVGQIEVATTDDYLPATGEGMEETALPATHANGGRIAATPVARRIARELGLDITQIRGTGPGGRIMKEDIQRAHELRGKPPVAPAYTAPKILSTPVKPGERTSVEELSQLRKTVAARMAQSKYTAPHATAFEEVEVSRLVALRNEKKDQFAAQGVKLSYMPFIVKAVAMALAQHKKLNCRLDLENNRVLYHHYVNIGLAVDTPDGLIVPVIRDADRRSIVNLAQTIQDLADRARARKLALDEIREGTFTITNYGAITGTHGVPVINFPEVAILGVGRILKTPVVNAQDEVVVGHVQPLSLSFDHRIVDGGDAARFIKDIMASLADPVGMLMQ
- the lpdA gene encoding dihydrolipoyl dehydrogenase, whose amino-acid sequence is MKTYDVIIIGSGPGGYVAAIRAGQSGLKTALVEKARIGGCCLNWGCIPSRRLMESAKFFARIQAQAAGFGIEGIDNAALKFSWKKAVAEKDKIVTKLVKGVEFLMKKNGVEVISGEAEVSGANQISVAGNSYGFQKLILATGSRPDRKRFAANLPDDFVVEIDDFYARADIPDRIVVIGGRTVACEMASLLRLIGKQVTVVASQSKLIPGIDPALSNYLLERFRKLGIRVLLESPMPTMAQHGVKIGEELIECDIVLNCATRAAVLPKLNGMVIELTDEGFVNVNEFRQTNQPHVYAIGDVTGTHYAQHASAHAGVAVSHLLGKPVRINDAKIPINIYTDPEIASVGLTEEQLAERNIPYMKGEFPMQVNSKALVEGNTEGFVKMLADEKYGEVLGVHIVAARATDLISEVALGVNLEATLDDLYAVVHPHPTVSESIMEAGFKAMGKPLHI
- a CDS encoding thioesterase, which gives rise to MKPGLHPGLQTKLHIVIHPKMTVDLGGKRIHPFYSTYTAAHHAELAARLMLEPFLEPDEEGIGSGLTIHHHSPALAGQEIDIIVTATRCRAHHLAASYEILHGDRLIANGEVHQVILAKTRVQEIHRTAKAAPVQAAPAAHNA
- a CDS encoding EthD family reductase — protein: MVHFVVLYRQPADPEAFERAYWDTHVPLAKQIPHLAGMEVVKFWPGKDGPTKFYQMATLKFADKESFKAAMKSAENAAAGANLMSFAADIIEFYTAETV
- a CDS encoding enoyl-CoA hydratase/isomerase family protein, coding for MNASFKAKPASSFDFRHILYSKQGARATVTLNRPQVFNCFNFAMLKEMSAAFEDAAYDDAVRVLILTGAGDKAFCTGADLSEQQQFFARPQDYWKWMGAFIEAHERLRNIGKPTIARLNGIVVGGGNEFNMSCDLAIACDDIYIRQVGAAHGSVAAGGATQWLPLIVGDRRAREILYLCEEIPAAKALDWGLLNEVVPRAQLDIAVDRMATKLENKLPDVTRYLKQQLNFWRDFSWGLTVGHARDWLAVHANSPETQEAIKAFNEKRKPDYAAVNRKLISDD
- a CDS encoding enoyl-CoA hydratase/isomerase family protein — translated: MTKLQHLLQTRDGFVATLALNRPKQLNALNLALMDELVALLAELESDESVRCVVLTGNERAFAAGADITEMAGADSTTMLMRDQFAKWDRIRKFKKPLIAAVSGFCLGGGCELAMHCDMIIASESAQFGQPEIKLGVMPGAGGTQRLTRAIGKQRAMEMVLTGRSISADEAHAAGLVNRVVPVEVYLSEAQKLATEIAQMAPVAVRLAKEAVLKVYESFLLDGLEFERKNFYLLFNTEDQKEGMAAFMDKRTAEFTGK
- a CDS encoding class I SAM-dependent methyltransferase, coding for MSGLSSFFALNRRWSNAIGDATVLRRSHLYFEYPRVVGEWLAQQRDITIVDVGAGRSCPFAESVVPGAGVRVIGVDISDEEMAENTALHERIVADVTKRLPFTDHSVDAVVSRSVLEHLEDVERFCAEAARVLKPGGMFIHFLPNKFALFALVNQALPMRFAKGALHFFWEDSRGICGFPAVYDRCYPSALARILIRRGFEHIDVRTSWYQAFYFAFFLPLFLVFLLYDSILHLLKVRPLAAFLLVTARTLATPPAGTSDRT
- a CDS encoding enoyl-CoA hydratase/isomerase family protein, with amino-acid sequence MYETLLYETSNSVLTITLNRPDRFNAFNEVMHRELGDAFKAAAKDVDVRAVILTGAGKAFCSGQDLKDVKDSPNRKLSDSLRKNYNPNIQRMRNLEKPIICALNGVAAGAGMSFVLACDVRIAADTASLIEVFINIGLVPDSGSTWFLPRMVGYHRAFDLCTSGRKVEAAEALTLKLVEEVVPADQLMTRARAVAEKYAAAPTKAVGVIKRALNRASHMSLDEALEYEAYLQEILGNSEDYREGVAAFNEKRKPVFKGR